The Raphanus sativus cultivar WK10039 chromosome 6, ASM80110v3, whole genome shotgun sequence sequence GATGCATTCGAAAATGGGGTTAGTATATATGAAACTTGAAACACACGCAACATTTTAAGTGGGTCCAAAACATTTTATGTAATGATTATGAACTCAACCATATTTTTTAATACATAACAGATACTATATAATGATTTAGAGAGGCACCATCTTGTTAATTACACCTGTTATCGGTAAGATTTTAAACTATTTACTCTACTTCTTAGCTatgattcatcatcatcttcttagAGCTAGTCAAACCATAATTCATGCAGCTTGAAATCCCGTATGCGAGGCCAAGTATATGGTCCTAAGCGACGTAAATTTTGTGAGATTTTTGAGAAGTATTCAGACGAAGTCCCTCGTGACAAAGCAAATGATCAATTGCCTCAAGAGAACGGTAATATCTCATCCTCCCTAGCAATAACTCGCTTGTCGGAAGAGACTAGCGACATTCAGACGATAACTCAACCAGAAATAGGTCAGTGTCCTAAAGCTAAGGGGCCTCGTGCTACTGGGAGAAAAAAGTTAAATCCAGAGCGGGTCCAGGCTGAAAGGTTATGATGTTCTTTGTGTTACTTTGTTTCTACAGAATCTTTGTCCTTATAATTTTACTAACTACTATTATTATACATTGTTAATTTCCAGTACCGATCTTCTTAGGAGTCGGCAGTACTATCACTCTAAAACATTACAGGTGGTTCAGTTTCCTACATAATCTTGATTTTCTTGAAACCATGCTGTCTAATTGTTTCGTTATACTAACTAAATAAGTTGCACTTTGAAGCCAATGACTCTGGAAGAAGTACTGTCTGATGCGGACAGTGATGATGAACAAGATGAAGAATTCAAAGATTTTCTAGAACGCCTGGTATTTcattgttcttgttttttttttttcattttcattgaTTTGTTATGAAAGAGCATATAGCTTACACCAGAGGCATTTtgtgttcttctttttttttctcaatttcaCAGAAACTTGATCGGTTGGAGGATGCGACCGATGATGAGAAGAGATTTATGTGGCTTTGGAACACATTCATGAGAAAGCAAAAGTAGGAATATGATTCTACTTGCATCTTATGTTTTAAGAAAGGGTTGAGATAAAGAGCGACCCACCACTAATCTCACTGTTGTTATGCCATGATTACTTTTTGGGCAGTGTGTTCGTGGAAAGACATATGCATTGGGCATGTGAAGAGTTCGTAAAAGTTCATGCGAAAGAGCTGATCACTCCTCAACTTATCTGGTTATAATCTTTTATCAACTCATCATATGATGCCAAAATGGACTATCACGGTGTTTGATTATATTTGTTGATGCCTCTGAGCAGGCTCTGGAGACTGTTTGCAATTGATATACTGTGTTTAAGATACGGTCTGATAAACGCCAAGACCATGGACAAATGCAGTATCATCCTCCAGAAAGCAcaggaagaaaaagaagcaCCAGAAGAAGCGGCGAGAGCAGCAGAACTGGAGGCAGCAGCAGACGCGGAGGcagcagaagaagaagcggaGGCAGCAGAGGCGGCAAAAGCGGCAGCAGCCGCGGcaaaagcagcagcagcagcggcAAAAgccgcagcagcagcagcatccGCCTGTAAAGCCACAAGAAGAAGCACGAGAACacagaacaagaagaagaaacaagaagCAGCAGCCACCTCTAAAGCTAATTCTAATGGCAACGAGCCACAACCTATGGAacttgatgaagaagaacatTAGCCATGGTGAGCGTCAGAGGATTCTTCTTTCTGAACTGAGAGAtcataactattttaaaattcagaTACCATTTCCTTCTTTTCAAATTATGTCAAGTAAACTTTTACTTTAATCTTTAATAATCTCAAGGGGTTACAAACTCAAAAGACAGATTATGATACTTGAAGAGGAGAttaattcatgttttttttatcatcaaagGTTAATGAGGAACAAGttagtatttatttaattacaaaacAATGTTTCCAGAATTTACAAACCCCTAGCTTTCTTCCATATCTAATCTGGTACCTTTTTTTATCTATTAACTTCTGTCACTGGGGAGAAAGGCATATTCACCAGCAGACTCACCTGAATCATTCTTCATTATCATATCATTAGTAGACAGAAATGTCGACTCTTATACCATTCATGGAAAGATTTTTCCGGGAAAGTTTGTGGTCCTCACGCAAGCGTCCAAGCCATAAGTTTGTTGCAACACTTTAGTCTTTCACACATAACTTGTTACCAGCAACATTCATTAACCTCTCTGAGACATAATCGCAGCCCTCAACATCCGAGTGGTTCACTACCACCACTGACCCATCATCAAACACAACTGAACAAACTTGCTTCACATTTCTCGGGATCAAAGCTGCTGAATTTGCATCAGTTAAGAGAGCTCGGTATATTCAGCACCGTGACATGGTAGTACTCAAGAACAGCCTGCAGCGAAAATTAGGAATGAGAGGCTGAAAGAAGAACACAGAACAGAATAAAGAACATGTCCCTGTTGATTATCTTCCATTGGACGGTAGCTAATTTTACCCTAGGCCTGTTTGACCCTCACGTAATCATATGCTGCTTCAGGTGTCATGTGTTTGTGTTGCACCTTCATTGCAAAGACATAATCAGACAGAGAGAACAAGGCACGAGCACGAGCACCAACACCAACCAGTGCCATCTTCGTCGTCAACACAACCACTTTCCCTCTGCTCACCACTCTCTCTCCTTGTCTCCATCACCGATCTCTCTTCCTTCTCCGTCACGTCTTCGATATACATACAAACAATCTAATCCTCCTCCCAGTGATGATCGTCAAAACGACACAACCAAAACCCTAATTGTGATTaactaaaactaataaataaaagagtTTTTCTTAGGTTCCCCCTTAAGGTGAACTCATAAGTTAACCCTCCAATTAAAAGTTGTCAACTCATATTTAGTTTTTGTGAAAAaggaaagtaaaaaataattaaaaaaaaaaggaaaaaggaaaaaaaaaaaggaaacaggCTGAACACGACGGCGTCATCTTCCTCGACCAAAAACTCAACCAATTCGTGATTTGTCGTAAATTATCGTATTTACACCTCCAAATATGAATGTTTGTTTATTCTAAccaatctattctattaattcttcaacatgtccaattgatagtaagttatgtccatcttttaatttttataactgcaCCTAAATAACCATTACAAAAGTAACCACCTAAATAACAATTATTTGTTAACTGCATCTAAGTAATCACCTCTTAAATAGTACGTAGAATCATCAAATTGCATTTAAATATAAACGTGATGTATATTTCTTTACTCCATAATTGTAGGACCTTCAATGCTTATCccccaaaaataatataacgtatatgtttttctttattcaaaagggttaatatattttcttttactcCTATTTGTTACCTAATAATAAGACTC is a genomic window containing:
- the LOC108809972 gene encoding polycomb group protein VERNALIZATION 2-like; this encodes MAGVRPLTEEEKELISLFGKPDTVYYYLQAFTRDRPRLLPRCLSYKIQARKNKMANPGGVSIFNFMNCNNIILKSQVVKKTSCPFCPMKCGSLKGVKHHLTSSHDLYDFNFRLSENGHRNFDVSVKPDAFENGILYNDLERHHLVNYTCYRLKSRMRGQVYGPKRRKFCEIFEKYSDEVPRDKANDQLPQENGNISSSLAITRLSEETSDIQTITQPEIGQCPKAKGPRATGRKKLNPERVQAESTDLLRSRQYYHSKTLQPMTLEEVLSDADSDDEQDEEFKDFLERLKLDRLEDATDDEKRFMWLWNTFMRKQNVFVERHMHWACEEFVKVHAKELITPQLIWLWRLFAIDILCLRYGLINAKTMDKCSIILQKAQEEKEAPEEAARAAELEAAADAEAAEEEAEAAEAAKAAAAAAKAAAAAAKAAAAAASACKATRRSTRTQNKKKKQEAAATSKANSNGNEPQPMELDEEEH